In Bacillus sp. NP247, one DNA window encodes the following:
- a CDS encoding GtrA family protein, which yields MEKLLKFSLVGIFNTLITIISYFILVKLGMNYLVANILSYLIGVANSYYWNKNWVFQSSGKSLPIFIKFLTVNLIVLTFNTLSLFILVDKFSINEFIAQIFAISIGMMINFSLNKIWTFSQTETSL from the coding sequence ATGGAGAAACTCTTAAAGTTTAGTTTAGTAGGAATCTTTAATACACTCATTACAATCATTAGCTATTTTATTTTAGTAAAACTAGGGATGAATTACCTAGTTGCTAATATACTATCCTATTTAATCGGTGTTGCTAATAGCTATTATTGGAATAAAAATTGGGTATTTCAATCTAGTGGAAAAAGTTTACCAATATTTATCAAGTTTTTAACCGTGAATTTAATCGTACTTACTTTTAATACATTGAGTTTGTTTATACTAGTAGATAAATTTTCAATCAATGAATTTATTGCACAAATTTTCGCAATCAGTATTGGTATGATGATAAACTTTTCCCTCAATAAAATATGGACTTTTAGTCAGACTGAAACAAGCCTATAA
- a CDS encoding TetR/AcrR family transcriptional regulator, whose product MKEKERLIIESAMKLFATKGVNATSVQEIVTACGISKGAFYLYFKSKDELLLATLRYYYDKIQKKMLDIEKESLLPREKFEKQLYCQFTDVQRHKEFIIMHARENAIPFNKEVEEFMMRMKLESHAFYRNSLLSIYGDKVSPYLLDLVIMVEGICHGYLQLIILNAPEIDLSYVSTFILQRIDNLVEGLLESSEEPVLHEERLGEFLCSSELIKEQVKEHFLSEIIVFKRTLADQLENDELLVTLDVLEAEMRLQNPRIPVIQGMLSILDVYPNLKEFRLRIMGYYNIKR is encoded by the coding sequence ATGAAAGAAAAAGAGCGTTTAATTATAGAATCGGCTATGAAGTTATTTGCGACTAAGGGTGTAAATGCAACGTCAGTACAAGAAATCGTAACCGCATGTGGTATATCAAAAGGAGCTTTTTATTTATATTTTAAATCAAAAGATGAGTTATTATTGGCCACACTCCGATATTATTATGACAAGATCCAAAAGAAAATGCTGGATATTGAAAAAGAATCTTTATTACCACGTGAAAAATTTGAAAAACAATTATATTGTCAGTTTACTGATGTACAAAGACATAAAGAATTTATTATTATGCATGCAAGAGAAAATGCAATTCCGTTTAATAAAGAAGTAGAAGAGTTTATGATGAGGATGAAATTAGAGTCTCATGCATTTTATCGGAATAGCTTACTGTCTATTTATGGTGACAAAGTCAGTCCATATTTATTAGATTTGGTAATTATGGTAGAAGGGATATGCCACGGTTATTTACAATTAATTATTTTAAATGCACCGGAAATTGATTTATCCTATGTTTCGACCTTTATTTTACAGAGGATAGATAATTTAGTAGAGGGGCTTCTAGAATCTTCTGAAGAGCCTGTTCTGCATGAAGAAAGGCTTGGAGAATTTCTTTGTAGTTCCGAGCTTATTAAGGAACAGGTGAAGGAACATTTTCTAAGTGAAATTATTGTATTTAAACGAACATTAGCTGATCAATTAGAAAATGATGAGTTACTTGTAACTTTAGATGTTTTAGAAGCAGAAATGAGATTGCAAAACCCAAGGATTCCAGTTATTCAGGGGATGTTATCTATTTTAGATGTATATCCAAATTTAAAGGAATTCCGCTTGCGAATCATGGGATATTATAATATAAAAAGGTAA
- a CDS encoding glycosyltransferase family 2 protein, protein MEKLISVVVPMYFEEEVAQECYNRLKSVMLQNNINYEFVFVNDGSTDRTMEILSEIAANDYRTKIVNFARNFGHQVAVTAGIAAAKGDAIVIIDADLQDPPEVIPELIAKWEEGYEVVYAKRKQRKGETWFKLLTAKYFYKFLNYMSDIDIPKDTGDFRIIDRKVADVFNQMTERNRFIRGMMSWVGFRQTYVEYERDERFAGETKYPLKKMIKFASDGIIAFSTKPLRIVMSLGLLSVLISIAVLLYTITVKIIGNDTQTGWASIMVAITFFSGIQLLGLGIVGQYIARIYDESKNRPIYIVKETVNLEKDETAQKKETVNV, encoded by the coding sequence ATGGAAAAATTAATTTCGGTTGTAGTTCCTATGTACTTCGAGGAAGAAGTAGCACAGGAATGTTATAATCGTTTAAAGTCCGTTATGCTTCAAAATAATATTAATTATGAGTTTGTCTTTGTAAACGACGGTAGCACAGACCGTACAATGGAAATCTTATCTGAGATTGCAGCAAATGATTACCGTACAAAAATCGTTAATTTTGCACGTAACTTTGGACACCAAGTAGCCGTTACAGCTGGTATTGCAGCTGCAAAAGGTGACGCTATTGTAATTATAGATGCAGACTTACAAGATCCACCTGAAGTTATTCCTGAACTTATTGCAAAATGGGAAGAAGGATATGAAGTTGTTTATGCAAAACGTAAACAACGTAAAGGTGAAACTTGGTTTAAACTTTTAACAGCTAAATATTTCTATAAATTCTTAAACTACATGTCTGATATCGATATCCCAAAAGATACTGGTGATTTCCGAATCATCGATCGTAAAGTAGCTGATGTTTTCAATCAAATGACTGAGCGAAATCGCTTCATCCGCGGTATGATGTCTTGGGTTGGCTTCCGCCAAACGTATGTTGAATATGAACGTGATGAGCGCTTTGCTGGTGAAACAAAATATCCATTAAAGAAAATGATTAAATTTGCATCAGATGGCATTATTGCATTTTCTACAAAACCGTTACGAATCGTCATGTCTTTAGGTTTATTATCAGTTCTCATTTCCATTGCTGTCTTATTATACACAATCACAGTGAAAATTATCGGAAATGATACTCAAACAGGTTGGGCATCCATTATGGTTGCTATTACATTCTTTAGCGGTATTCAGTTACTTGGTCTTGGAATCGTCGGCCAGTATATTGCTCGTATTTATGACGAAAGTAAAAACCGCCCAATTTATATCGTAAAAGAGACAGTTAATCTTGAAAAAGATGAAACTGCACAGAAAAAAGAAACAGTGAACGTATAA
- a CDS encoding glycosyltransferase family 39 protein: MQSTFPLKLNTFFVKFLLILCLIISGAITWHSIAVIKEHDDTHLLVLIPVVILIGVIFLLFGYISNKYMSKVVFSISLIFLAFSIRLIWVLNIQTPVETDFAMMYNSAVQAAKGDFSFTQSTYYTSWVYQLGFTMYQAFIIKLFGEGTFVLKFLNILYCTGTTLLIYKITSQIFNEWSGRIAGLLYAVYIPSIVLSSVLTNQHLAVFLFYLGFYLLITKGLSHKYMWIFIGVSLSLGDIMRPLGAIILIAVTIYIFLQGILGKSRQEIFISIKKLGGIFIVFYLIHQVVSYSFIYSGITQYPLSNRDPLWKFTLGFNHETKGGYSGEDAEYIMSIELGEERTAAQKKLIQERLSDPQKVLSLFGDKFVLMWADYDSAPLWSLVTLEKTDNDMVSLKDDLTKYEKYMYTAAMLFCTLSLLYLIMTKQDKTHYTLFLLLIIGYVAIHFLIEVQTRYRYFIIPSFTIIQSYGIYICYSLISKKKVS; encoded by the coding sequence ATGCAAAGTACATTTCCTCTAAAACTTAATACATTTTTCGTGAAATTTTTATTAATATTATGTTTAATTATTTCTGGCGCTATCACATGGCATTCAATAGCAGTGATTAAGGAACACGATGACACTCACCTCCTTGTTCTAATACCAGTTGTTATTCTAATAGGTGTTATATTTTTACTTTTCGGCTATATTTCTAATAAATATATGTCGAAAGTAGTTTTTTCTATTTCACTAATCTTTTTAGCTTTTTCTATTCGATTAATCTGGGTTCTCAATATTCAAACTCCTGTAGAAACAGACTTCGCAATGATGTACAATAGTGCTGTTCAAGCTGCTAAAGGAGATTTCAGCTTTACACAAAGTACATATTATACTTCATGGGTTTACCAACTTGGATTTACAATGTACCAAGCTTTTATTATTAAGTTATTTGGTGAAGGGACGTTTGTCCTAAAATTTTTAAATATACTGTATTGTACAGGTACAACATTACTAATTTACAAAATAACTTCTCAAATATTTAATGAGTGGTCTGGACGAATAGCCGGATTACTATATGCAGTATATATCCCAAGTATTGTATTGAGCTCAGTACTAACAAATCAACACCTTGCCGTGTTCCTATTTTATCTAGGATTTTATTTATTAATTACAAAAGGTCTAAGCCATAAGTATATGTGGATTTTTATTGGGGTTTCCCTATCCTTAGGAGACATCATGCGTCCACTTGGTGCTATAATTTTAATTGCAGTAACTATTTATATCTTTTTACAAGGTATATTAGGAAAATCAAGACAAGAAATTTTCATTTCTATAAAAAAACTTGGTGGTATTTTCATTGTATTTTATCTTATACATCAAGTTGTAAGTTATTCATTTATATATTCCGGAATTACACAATACCCTCTATCTAACCGTGATCCGCTTTGGAAATTCACACTAGGATTTAATCATGAGACAAAAGGTGGCTATTCTGGTGAAGATGCAGAATATATTATGTCAATTGAACTTGGCGAAGAACGAACGGCTGCTCAAAAAAAGCTAATTCAAGAGCGACTATCTGATCCACAGAAGGTTTTATCTTTATTTGGCGATAAATTTGTACTCATGTGGGCAGATTATGACTCCGCTCCATTATGGAGCCTAGTAACACTAGAAAAGACAGATAATGATATGGTGTCGTTAAAAGATGACCTTACAAAATATGAAAAGTACATGTATACTGCAGCTATGCTATTTTGTACATTATCACTCCTTTATCTCATCATGACTAAACAAGACAAAACACATTACACGCTATTTTTATTATTAATAATCGGTTACGTAGCTATTCATTTCTTAATCGAAGTCCAAACAAGGTATCGATACTTCATCATTCCTAGCTTTACAATAATTCAAAGCTACGGAATATATATATGTTATAGTCTAATATCGAAAAAGAAGGTCTCATAA